A region of the Bacteroidia bacterium genome:
TGCGTCATGCAAAATCCGACTGGAATATTTCCACCCGGTCAGATTTTGATAGAACCCTAAATGAACGTGGATTTAGAGATGCCTCCAATATGGCTAACCGCCTAAAAACAGCTCCATATTTACCGCAGCAAATACACCACAGTGCCGCTATACGCACTCAACAAACAGCTCAACTTGTCGCAGAAAAAATCAACCTATCCTCAGAATACCTTACCGCCCACCAAAGTTTATATGAAGCCGGAATCAATGAGTGTCTGAAAGTTATCCGTACAATACCGGATACCTTTCAAACAGTATTACTCGTTGGTCATAACCCAACTATTACGCATTTAGTCGGATACCTTACCCCCCAAAATATTACACACATGCCCACATCTGCCATAACCTGTATTCAGTTTGAGATAGGCTCATGGACAGCCATTGAGCCTCTACTGGGAAAATTTTATTGGTTCGATTACCCCAAAAATGAATTTATCCCTGTATATTTGTAAACGTAGCTACGTATTAAATAATAATTATGGATACCGCAATATACATAAGCCAACATACCGAACTGTTAGCCCATACATTAAAAAGCCTTAATGAATGTATTGTTATAGCTGATTCATCAGATATTATAAGATACGTAAATCCGGCCTTTGTGGAAACCTATGGTTATTCAGAGGCGGAAATTATCGGTAAGCCGTCTTCTATAATGTGGTCTGCTAAAAATAAACCTGAAGTTACTCAGAAAATTCTGGAAGAAACAAAGCTATTTGGCTCTTTTAGAGGAGAATTATTTAATCGGAGAAAAGATGGCTCAGATTTTCCTATTTTATTAGTTACTTCAATCGTCCGTGATGACGATAAAAATCCTATTGCTTTTGTAGGCATTTCCAAAGATATAACAGACATAAAGCAATACGAATTAGAATTACAAACCAGAGCCAAGACTATAGAGGAACAAAATAGAGCTATTTCTATTCGGAATGCTCAGTTTGAAATTGGCATCGAATATGCCAAGAGTTTACAGGTTTCATTACTAACCCAGCGAGAAACAATAGAGCGTTTTTTGTTCAATCCAGTATTTTTTCATCATCCAAAAGAGAAAGTATTTGGGGATTTTTTCTGGGCTGACCAAAAATTTGACAGATTGTTATTAGCCTCTGTTGAAGGTGGAGCTTCCGGAATTGCCGGAGCAATGCTTTCTATGCTGATTAATAATTATCTCAACCAAATTGTTTCAGATGAGCACTTAAACCAGCCCAATGTTATTTTGGAAAAACTACATGAAAAACTAAGTATTCATTTTAACAAAGAAGAGCCCTTAAATTTGGAAAAAGGGATTCATATTGGGCTGATTACAATCCCTAAAAATCTACGGTCGTTTAAATACAGTGGGGCGGACACTGATTTGATGTTGCTGCGGGACGGTCGCTGGATAAAACTTTCCGGAGATAAAGCAGATTTAGGATTTTTGGTTCAACGAACACACGGCAATTACAGACCTTGCTCCTTCATAACGCATAATCAATCGCTTAGGCCGGGCGATTATATGTTTATGTTTACCGGCGGAATTGTTCGGCAAATAAACCCCTCCGGTGAATCTCTCGGAGTAGAAAGATTGCTTGACTTTCTACAGACAAAAGAGCACAGTCCCGCCCAACAAGTTGAAAAATCATTAGAAGCCTTTATCCAAAAATGGAAAGGCTCTGCCGACCAAACCGAAGATTGGATGCTATTAGGATACCGGTTCTAAAACACTGATTTTCAATAAAATACCGAATTATAGTTAAATTGGTAAAAACATTACTTTTAGGCTACTATCATAATTTTTGCTGCATAAACCCAAATATCAGCAAACATACTTGCTTTTGGCCTAAATTCGCGCTTTAACTTATTCTATTATGAGCGTTCAAGACCTTCATACATCTGTTAAACAGTACCTTGCAGCAAATCAAGATAGATTTTTGGCAGAATTATTTGATTTATTACGGATTCCGAGCGTAAGTGCTGATCCTAAATATAAACCCGATGTTTTAAAAACAGCCGAATTGGTAGCAACCCATTTTTCCGCAATAGACTTAGAAAATGTTCTGCTGATAGAAACATCCGGATTTCCGGCTGTGTATGCAGAAAAAATATTAAATAAAGACTTTCCCACTGTACTTGTTTACGGTCATTATGACGTTCAACCCCCGGACCCATTAGACCTTTGGCAAACGCCGCCTTTTGAGCCTGTTATCAGAGAAGGAAAAATATACGCAAGAGGATCTTGTGATGATAAAGGGCAGTTTTTTATGCACACAAAGGCTATCGAAATCCTGCTAAAACTACAAAAACTGCCGGTAAACGTAAAGTTTTTAATCGAAGGCGAAGAAGAAGTGGGAAGTGCTAATTTAGAAACCTTACTTCAAAAATATCAAGAGAAACTTCATTGCGATGTTATTTTGATTTCAGATACCTCAATGATTGCCAATGATAGCCCCTCCCTAACGGTGGGTTTACGCGGGCTTGCCTATATGGAAGTAGAAGTCATTGGTCCCAATAGAGATTTACACTCAGGGGTTTATGGCGGCGCAGTAGATAATCCGGTGAATGTCTTGTGCGAAATCATCGCATCCCTAAAAGATGAAAAAGGCCACATCACCATCCCCGGATTCTATGACGATGTACTGAATCTTTCTACCGAAGAACGTAACGAAATGGCAAAACGCCCATTTGACAAACAAGAATATTTGGATCATTTAGATATACAAGATACTCGTGGTGAAGATGGCTATTCAATTATTGAGCAAACATCTATCCGGCCAACCTTAGATGTAAATGGAATTTGGGGGGGATACATTGGTGAAGGTGCTAAAACGGTATTACCGTCTAAAGCAAATGCGAAAATATCCATGCGTTTAGTACCTAACCAAAGTTCAGAAAAAATCATGAAGCTATTCACTGAACATATTCAGAAGATAGCTCCTCCGACAGTAAAAGTTACTATAACGCCGCATCATGGAGGAGAAGCTGTGGTAACATCCACAAAATCAACAGGATACTTAGCTGCCGAAGAAGCTATGTTGCAATCTTTTGGGAAAAAGCCTATTCCTACCCGTGAAGGCGGCTCAATCCCTATTGTAGCATTATTTACCAGCATTTTACAAGCTCCGGTAGTTTTGATGGGCTTCGGCTTAGATTCAGATGCTATTCACAGCCCCAATGAGCATTACGGCGTATTTAACTTTTTAAAAGGAATCGAAACTATTCCGTTATTTTATGCTCATTATGCTCAATTAACCCAAGAAAAGCACTAAGATAATGCTAACACGTTGTTTATACCTCCTTTGTTTGATTTTGGGTGGTTTTATGAATACACTCAATGCCCAGATTTTTCCAAATTTAGGGGGGCAACGGGTAGGTATTTCGGCTCTTTCATTTATGAAGTTAGACCATAATCCCAGAACTAGTGCTATGGGGGGAGCTGCTGCTGCTGTTTCAGGCGATCCATTTGCCTGCCAATGGAATCCCGCAGCTATAACGGACTTAACTTCTATTCATACTGCTGCTTCTGCTACCTTGTGGCCGGCTGGCTTAAATCAAGGAAGTTTTGTAGCCATTTTACCAACGCTAAAAACAGGAACCTTTGGACTATCGGCTGCATCTTTGACCAGCGGCCCTATGGAAAAACGAACCGAGTTTTTACCCAACGGAACCGGAGAAACATTCTATGTAACCAACACGGCTATCGGTGCTACTTATGCCAAAACCCTAACAGAAATGTTTAGCTACGGAATAACTGCACGATACATCAACGAAACAATAGACCAATTTTCAGCCCATACAGTAGCTTTTGACTTGGGATTTGCCTACAGAACAGACTTCAAAGACCTACGTTTCGCAGTGGTAATAAACAACTTTGGCCTAAACTCGAAACTAAAACCCAGATTAAAATCAAATATGGCTCCCGTTGATTTAGAAAGCTACGCCGCCCCAACAATATTCAGTATTGGTGCTTCTATGAACGTTTGGAAAAACGAACGAAACACGCTATTGGCAGCATTTCAGCTGAATCACCCCAGCGATAATGCAGAAAACCTCCGAATTGGTGTAGAATATAGCTGGAGAAATTTGCTCTATTTACGAGCCGGCTACAAAATTAACGTCCCTGACCAAAATTTACCAACTGCCGGAATTGGATTCAGAGGCAGAATAGCCCGAAACCCATTGCAACTCGACTATATGATTGAACCAATGCAGCGTTTAGGTTGGGCTCAACGGCTTGCCTTAACCCTCAGCATTAACCGCGAAAAACGTACCGATCCGGAAAACTCCCAGCCAAAGTAAAACCAACAAAACCCAATGACTATAGACGACCTAACCCGATTCCTCTTTTTTGACATCGAAACAGTTCGCTCAACCCATACATGGGAAGATTTATCAGAAAAATGGCAACATTTGTGGGCACAAAAAGCAGCTACTTTTCCCGAATTTAAACAAGGAACGGCTACTGCCGAGCAACTTTATCTCGAAAAAGCCGGAATATTCGCAGAATTTGCCAAAATAGTCTGTATCTCATTTGGCAGAATAGATAGTTTTAAAAACGAAAATCAAGAAACTTCCTACAAAATCAGCCTAAAAGCTATTCAAAACCACGATGAAAACCAACTCCTAAAGGAAACTTGCACCCTATTAACGTCTTTTTTTGATAGAAATATTAACCTATTAGCCGGACATAATATTAAAGAGTTTGATATTCCCTTTTTAGCTCGTCGCTTATTGGTTCAAAGTGAACCCTTACCTCCCCAAATCCAACAATTACGCGGTCGTTCAAAATTTGAAAATAAACACTTAGATACCTTAGAACTTTGGCGGTTCGGAGATTACAAAAACTACACCCGATTAGACCTAATCGCCGCTTGCTTAGGAATAGACTCTCCCAAAAATGACATAGACGGAAGCCAAGTAGGGGAAGTCTATTGGTCAGAAAATAATTTAGCCAGAATATCCGACTATTGCACATCTGACGTTGAAGCAACAGTTCAGATAGCATTGCGGCTCTTTGGCCATAATATCATAGACAATGTTGAAAGAAAATAACCTAAGAACAGATAAACTGTATTTACAATTACTGTTAGCCAGCGGTGTGTTGATTTGCTGCTTAGTGTTGATGCAGCAAATTGCTGTTCAGGTGATTGGCCCTTTATTTGGTATTTCATCGGAAAATACAGCTATGATGCTGGCTAACTTTACCTTTCAAAATTCCCAAGAAATACTTGCCTTCAAATGTATATTAGCTTCCATCCAAGCAGGGGCATTTGGCTTAGCAACATTGATATTGGTGTTGATTTATCCAGATAGAAAAAAGACTTTGGGAATTTCAACGCCTATTTCTGCTGTAACTGCGT
Encoded here:
- a CDS encoding PorV/PorQ family protein, encoding MNTLNAQIFPNLGGQRVGISALSFMKLDHNPRTSAMGGAAAAVSGDPFACQWNPAAITDLTSIHTAASATLWPAGLNQGSFVAILPTLKTGTFGLSAASLTSGPMEKRTEFLPNGTGETFYVTNTAIGATYAKTLTEMFSYGITARYINETIDQFSAHTVAFDLGFAYRTDFKDLRFAVVINNFGLNSKLKPRLKSNMAPVDLESYAAPTIFSIGASMNVWKNERNTLLAAFQLNHPSDNAENLRIGVEYSWRNLLYLRAGYKINVPDQNLPTAGIGFRGRIARNPLQLDYMIEPMQRLGWAQRLALTLSINREKRTDPENSQPK
- a CDS encoding ribonuclease H-like domain-containing protein, coding for MTIDDLTRFLFFDIETVRSTHTWEDLSEKWQHLWAQKAATFPEFKQGTATAEQLYLEKAGIFAEFAKIVCISFGRIDSFKNENQETSYKISLKAIQNHDENQLLKETCTLLTSFFDRNINLLAGHNIKEFDIPFLARRLLVQSEPLPPQIQQLRGRSKFENKHLDTLELWRFGDYKNYTRLDLIAACLGIDSPKNDIDGSQVGEVYWSENNLARISDYCTSDVEATVQIALRLFGHNIIDNVERK
- a CDS encoding PAS domain S-box protein; translated protein: MDTAIYISQHTELLAHTLKSLNECIVIADSSDIIRYVNPAFVETYGYSEAEIIGKPSSIMWSAKNKPEVTQKILEETKLFGSFRGELFNRRKDGSDFPILLVTSIVRDDDKNPIAFVGISKDITDIKQYELELQTRAKTIEEQNRAISIRNAQFEIGIEYAKSLQVSLLTQRETIERFLFNPVFFHHPKEKVFGDFFWADQKFDRLLLASVEGGASGIAGAMLSMLINNYLNQIVSDEHLNQPNVILEKLHEKLSIHFNKEEPLNLEKGIHIGLITIPKNLRSFKYSGADTDLMLLRDGRWIKLSGDKADLGFLVQRTHGNYRPCSFITHNQSLRPGDYMFMFTGGIVRQINPSGESLGVERLLDFLQTKEHSPAQQVEKSLEAFIQKWKGSADQTEDWMLLGYRF
- a CDS encoding dipeptidase, with product MSVQDLHTSVKQYLAANQDRFLAELFDLLRIPSVSADPKYKPDVLKTAELVATHFSAIDLENVLLIETSGFPAVYAEKILNKDFPTVLVYGHYDVQPPDPLDLWQTPPFEPVIREGKIYARGSCDDKGQFFMHTKAIEILLKLQKLPVNVKFLIEGEEEVGSANLETLLQKYQEKLHCDVILISDTSMIANDSPSLTVGLRGLAYMEVEVIGPNRDLHSGVYGGAVDNPVNVLCEIIASLKDEKGHITIPGFYDDVLNLSTEERNEMAKRPFDKQEYLDHLDIQDTRGEDGYSIIEQTSIRPTLDVNGIWGGYIGEGAKTVLPSKANAKISMRLVPNQSSEKIMKLFTEHIQKIAPPTVKVTITPHHGGEAVVTSTKSTGYLAAEEAMLQSFGKKPIPTREGGSIPIVALFTSILQAPVVLMGFGLDSDAIHSPNEHYGVFNFLKGIETIPLFYAHYAQLTQEKH
- a CDS encoding histidine phosphatase family protein — encoded protein: RHAKSDWNISTRSDFDRTLNERGFRDASNMANRLKTAPYLPQQIHHSAAIRTQQTAQLVAEKINLSSEYLTAHQSLYEAGINECLKVIRTIPDTFQTVLLVGHNPTITHLVGYLTPQNITHMPTSAITCIQFEIGSWTAIEPLLGKFYWFDYPKNEFIPVYL